One region of Macrobrachium rosenbergii isolate ZJJX-2024 chromosome 20, ASM4041242v1, whole genome shotgun sequence genomic DNA includes:
- the LOC136848960 gene encoding uncharacterized protein → MWMGKHQGGTDQADASPDDGQVNAWSPACSRNYINNGNLQLISGPPLHIAGEEEEEEEEEEEKDAGENEEKKSSQIKKKEEEEEEEEEEEEEEEDARKNEEKSSLIAREEEEEEEEEEDAGKNEEKKSSLIAREEEEEEEEAEDAGKNEVKKSSLIAREKEEEEEEDARKKEEKKS, encoded by the exons ATGTGGATGGGTAAG CATCAAGGTGGTACAGACCAGGCTGATGCATCACCAGATGACGGCCAGGTCAACGCCTGGTCTCCTG CTTGCAGCCGCAATTATATTAATAACGGTAATTTGCAACTCATATCGGGGCCTCCTCTGCATATCGccggagaagaagaggaggaggaagaagaagaagaagaaaaagacgccGGGGAGAACGAAGAGAAGAAATCTTCACAGATc aagaagaaagaagaagaagaagaagaagaggaggaggaggaggaagaagaagaagacgccaGGAAGAACGAAGAGAAATCTTCACTGATcgccagagaagaagaagaagaagaggaagaagaagaggacgccGGGAAGAACGAGGAGAAGAAATCTTCACTGATcgccagagaagaagaagaggaggaagaagaagcagaagacgcCGGGAAGAACGAAGTGAAGAAATCTTCACTGATCgccagagaaaaagaagaggaagaagaagaagacgccagaaagaaggaagagaagaaatctTGA